In Myxococcaceae bacterium JPH2, the following are encoded in one genomic region:
- a CDS encoding SBBP repeat-containing protein, producing the protein MMQWKSMQRHLLTGALALGMLAGCQGEDLRDSKADTHGAQSQALTCTNLVPVMTSATAPAGIASASGTFSSLYDAWKAFDGNYSFWLSAQGQTPAWLAYQFGDGAKTVRRYAITYSNGDILTRAPKDWTLEGWNGAAWVVLDTRTNQTGWSSPQRREFDVATPGAYVKYRLKVTDDNDTRTGNVVISIGTLELMSCEGPVTLWTRTSGATNGDTKAYGIAGTPAGRTYLTGFTNVGLEGTPAAIGPTDGFIIARDSNGAVLWSKQFGSPTSQVWPYAIATTQTSGQVYSAGNMHGPLDGAPQMGSYEAFLTKYSDTGVRQWTRLLGTTSGETAAYGVAVDGVDNAFIAGDTWGNLDGNTRIGMHDAFLSKYDSAGNRLWTRTVGATDARTQARRASTDSSGNVYISGWTTGALDGNSKTGPGDIFVTKFDTNGVKQWTRQAGTTSGSAMTWDTTTDASGNIYLTGGSTGGMDGIPAPVDPDRALAFVAKYSPAGVKLWIWELKSGSASAATGIFASADGIYVSGGGVADVTRPDDTSGGTIHNFVGKLDFNGTLKWVTQQPPPIINGAFTDIQPYGLTVDSAGSPYLGGFLYGDFDGNTLKGRPDAFVTKLAPHL; encoded by the coding sequence ATGATGCAGTGGAAGTCCATGCAGCGGCACCTGCTGACCGGGGCTCTCGCGCTGGGCATGCTCGCCGGCTGCCAGGGGGAGGACCTTCGTGATTCCAAAGCGGATACTCACGGTGCTCAATCACAGGCATTGACCTGCACCAACCTCGTGCCGGTGATGACCTCCGCCACGGCACCCGCGGGCATCGCCAGCGCCTCGGGCACCTTCAGCTCACTCTATGACGCGTGGAAGGCCTTTGACGGCAACTACTCCTTCTGGCTGTCCGCCCAGGGGCAGACGCCCGCGTGGCTCGCCTATCAGTTCGGCGACGGCGCCAAGACGGTGCGCCGCTACGCCATCACCTACTCGAATGGAGACATCCTCACGCGGGCCCCGAAGGACTGGACGCTGGAGGGCTGGAACGGCGCGGCCTGGGTCGTATTGGATACGCGCACCAACCAGACGGGATGGTCCAGCCCACAGCGCCGTGAGTTCGACGTGGCCACCCCGGGCGCCTACGTGAAGTACCGACTGAAGGTCACCGATGACAACGACACCCGCACGGGCAATGTCGTCATCTCCATCGGGACGCTCGAGCTGATGAGCTGCGAGGGCCCCGTGACGCTCTGGACGAGGACATCTGGAGCAACCAACGGCGACACCAAGGCCTACGGCATCGCAGGGACACCTGCCGGACGCACCTACCTCACAGGCTTCACCAATGTGGGGCTGGAGGGGACGCCCGCCGCGATTGGCCCCACCGATGGCTTCATCATCGCGCGGGACTCGAACGGGGCCGTCCTCTGGTCCAAGCAGTTCGGCTCGCCCACGTCGCAGGTGTGGCCGTACGCCATCGCGACGACCCAGACGTCGGGTCAAGTGTACTCCGCGGGCAACATGCATGGTCCGCTGGATGGCGCCCCTCAGATGGGGAGCTATGAAGCGTTCCTCACGAAGTACAGCGACACCGGCGTGCGCCAGTGGACCCGTCTGTTGGGCACGACGAGCGGTGAGACAGCGGCCTATGGCGTGGCCGTGGATGGCGTGGACAACGCCTTCATCGCGGGCGACACGTGGGGCAACCTGGACGGCAATACGCGCATCGGCATGCACGACGCGTTCTTGAGCAAGTACGACAGCGCGGGCAATCGTCTGTGGACTCGGACGGTCGGCGCGACAGATGCGCGAACCCAAGCCCGCAGGGCCAGCACGGACAGCTCAGGCAATGTCTATATTTCGGGCTGGACGACGGGTGCACTGGACGGAAACTCGAAGACCGGCCCCGGCGACATCTTCGTCACCAAGTTCGATACCAACGGGGTGAAGCAGTGGACCCGGCAAGCAGGGACGACATCGGGTAGTGCGATGACCTGGGACACCACCACCGACGCGAGCGGAAATATCTATCTCACAGGTGGCAGCACGGGCGGGATGGACGGCATTCCCGCCCCTGTGGACCCGGACCGAGCCCTCGCCTTCGTCGCGAAGTACTCGCCGGCCGGCGTCAAACTGTGGATCTGGGAGCTGAAGTCCGGCTCGGCCTCCGCCGCGACAGGCATCTTCGCCAGCGCGGACGGTATCTACGTGAGCGGTGGAGGGGTCGCTGACGTGACTCGGCCCGATGACACCAGCGGCGGCACGATCCACAACTTCGTCGGCAAGCTCGACTTCAACGGCACCTTGAAGTGGGTGACGCAGCAGCCTCCGCCCATCATCAACGGAGCGTTCACCGACATCCAGCCCTACGGGCTCACGGTCGACTCAGCGGGCAGCCCTTATCTGGGCGGCTTCCTGTACGGCGACTTTGATGGGAACACGCTCAAGGGTCGTCCCGACGCGTTCGTGACAAAGCTGGCGCCGCATCTGTGA
- a CDS encoding SBBP repeat-containing protein, with product MMQWKSMQRHALTGALALGVLAGCQGEDLNDSNADASGSQVQALTCTNLVPVMTSATAPSGAVTASGIFGASYDAWKAFDATNTFWLSPEGQTPAWIAYQFGDGAKTVRRYAITYSNGSIVTRAPKDWTLEGWNGSAWVVVDTRTNQTGWPGSQRREFDVATPGNYVKYRLNVTDDNDTRAGNVVISIGTLELMSCQTSATLWTKTSGATGGFTQAYDIAGIPSGRNYITGFTKVGLEGVPATGGPMDGFLTARDANGATLWSKQLGSTASLVWPYAVAATMTSGQVLAAGFVDGPLDGATEMGGRESFLTKYSDTGVRQWTKLLGTTSGDVETYGVALDGLDNAFIGGYTTGSLDGNTLAGVYDAFVSKYDTAGNRLWTRTVGKAGLRTIGRRVVSDISGNVYLSGWTNGGLDGNTAMGPMDVFVTKYNGSGVKQWTRQLGTATGNAYNYGITSDSSGNVYLTGNSPGGMDGVPNGVNEPSVFVAKYSPAGVKLWVWELTSGSGSFGTGIVATSSGIYVSGGGSANVALANDTSGGPAHTFVARLDFNGVLQSVVQQAPAIKSGVATDVLNYGLMVDSAGSPYMTGFLYGDFEGNTLKGNPDAFVTKLLPQ from the coding sequence ATGATGCAGTGGAAGTCCATGCAGCGGCATGCGCTGACCGGGGCCCTGGCGCTGGGCGTGCTGGCCGGCTGCCAGGGGGAGGACCTCAATGATTCCAATGCGGACGCGTCAGGCTCGCAGGTTCAGGCGCTGACGTGCACGAACCTCGTGCCGGTGATGACGTCCGCCACGGCACCGTCGGGCGCCGTCACGGCCTCCGGCATCTTCGGCGCGTCCTATGACGCCTGGAAGGCCTTCGACGCCACCAACACCTTCTGGCTGTCCCCCGAGGGGCAGACTCCGGCGTGGATCGCCTATCAGTTCGGCGACGGCGCCAAGACGGTGCGCCGCTATGCCATCACCTACTCGAACGGCTCCATCGTCACGCGCGCGCCGAAGGACTGGACCCTCGAGGGCTGGAATGGCTCGGCCTGGGTGGTGGTGGATACGCGCACCAACCAGACGGGCTGGCCCGGCTCGCAGCGCCGCGAGTTCGACGTCGCCACGCCCGGCAACTACGTGAAGTACCGGCTGAACGTCACGGATGACAACGACACCCGCGCGGGCAACGTGGTCATCTCCATCGGGACGCTCGAGCTGATGAGCTGCCAGACGAGCGCGACCCTCTGGACGAAGACCTCCGGGGCCACGGGCGGCTTCACCCAGGCCTATGACATCGCGGGCATTCCGTCCGGCCGCAACTACATCACGGGCTTCACCAAGGTCGGCCTGGAGGGCGTCCCCGCGACGGGAGGCCCCATGGATGGCTTCCTCACCGCGCGCGACGCGAACGGCGCGACCCTCTGGTCCAAGCAGCTCGGCTCCACCGCGTCGCTCGTGTGGCCGTACGCCGTCGCGGCGACCATGACATCGGGGCAGGTGCTCGCCGCGGGCTTCGTGGATGGCCCGCTGGATGGCGCCACGGAGATGGGCGGCCGAGAGTCCTTCCTCACGAAGTACAGCGACACCGGCGTGCGCCAGTGGACGAAGCTCTTGGGGACGACGAGCGGTGACGTGGAGACCTATGGCGTGGCGCTGGATGGCTTGGACAACGCCTTCATCGGGGGCTACACCACCGGCAGCCTGGACGGAAACACGCTCGCCGGCGTCTACGACGCGTTCGTGAGCAAGTACGACACCGCGGGCAATCGCTTGTGGACGCGGACGGTCGGAAAGGCGGGCCTGCGGACCATCGGTCGTCGAGTCGTCTCCGATATCTCCGGCAACGTCTATCTCTCGGGTTGGACGAACGGTGGCCTGGACGGCAACACGGCGATGGGCCCGATGGATGTCTTTGTCACCAAGTACAACGGCAGTGGCGTGAAGCAGTGGACCCGGCAGTTGGGAACGGCCACGGGCAACGCCTACAACTATGGCATCACCTCCGATTCGAGCGGGAATGTCTATCTCACCGGCAACAGCCCGGGCGGGATGGATGGCGTCCCCAACGGCGTGAACGAGCCCAGTGTCTTCGTCGCGAAGTACTCGCCGGCGGGCGTCAAGCTCTGGGTCTGGGAGCTGACGTCGGGCTCGGGCTCCTTCGGGACGGGCATCGTGGCCACCTCGAGCGGCATCTACGTGAGCGGCGGCGGGAGCGCGAACGTGGCCCTGGCCAATGACACCAGCGGCGGCCCGGCTCACACCTTCGTGGCCAGGCTCGACTTCAACGGCGTCCTGCAGTCGGTGGTTCAGCAGGCTCCGGCGATCAAGAGCGGCGTAGCCACCGACGTCCTGAACTATGGCCTCATGGTCGACTCCGCGGGCAGCCCCTATATGACGGGCTTCCTGTATGGCGACTTCGAGGGGAACACGCTCAAGGGCAACCCCGACGCGTTCGTGACGAAGCTGCTGCCGCAGTAA
- a CDS encoding VWA domain-containing protein, which yields MKRTLLRLLLSVLAVPMMSACGPEAEQALAPAAVPDVAVQAQSLNEVALADASPKGERPLVRFIQAPDAKGSADGDVKTLGPERYGLILLDRSGSMTAIRKATGNSRCKDAKKQSLLQLENMFDPNIGNRTRVAVVSFAGTVVTKLTIGYVDKATAKAALDALGDETCSGGTPLADAMCFSIDYLAAQDPGNSTSMYVATDGEENASTGVCSGPSGDPVLNTSSWPYKVYAKATASLVKMDTAYWTGSSVLNLLPSEGAPSATTTACTTAVLCEDKLFSSLATVTGGEYRRANDVNAAYPCAAGACPAPFAGTRGNLFAFNVQGTSGGTVNTANTSIYLRQGETLNVGTCGVNGATGTGDTTMRLFNPSGTQVALNDDGCGLLSKITYVVPATGTYQVRIGCFANNPCGGTLAYTVGSSFTFNVSNTNGGTMNTANAKIYVRPGQRVQVGTCGLTGASGTGDTIMRLFDPATPPAQVAINDDACGGSLSNFVYNVPDTIWGDAEIRVGCYATTACSGTVSYFITDVQAP from the coding sequence GTGAAAAGAACCCTGCTCCGGTTGCTGCTGTCCGTGCTCGCCGTACCGATGATGTCCGCCTGTGGCCCCGAGGCAGAGCAGGCGCTCGCGCCCGCCGCCGTTCCCGACGTGGCCGTCCAGGCCCAGTCCTTGAACGAGGTCGCGCTGGCGGACGCAAGCCCCAAGGGAGAGCGTCCGCTCGTCCGGTTCATCCAGGCCCCTGATGCCAAGGGCTCCGCCGATGGCGACGTGAAGACGTTGGGACCTGAGCGCTACGGCCTCATCCTGCTCGATCGCTCCGGCTCCATGACGGCCATCCGGAAGGCCACGGGCAACAGCCGCTGCAAGGACGCGAAGAAGCAGTCGCTCCTCCAGTTGGAGAACATGTTCGATCCGAACATCGGCAACCGCACCCGCGTCGCCGTGGTCAGCTTCGCGGGCACGGTCGTCACCAAGCTCACGATCGGCTACGTGGACAAGGCCACGGCCAAGGCTGCGCTGGACGCCCTCGGTGACGAGACCTGCTCGGGCGGCACGCCCCTGGCGGACGCCATGTGCTTCTCCATTGACTACCTCGCGGCCCAGGACCCGGGGAACTCCACCAGCATGTACGTCGCCACGGATGGCGAGGAGAACGCGAGCACCGGCGTCTGCAGCGGCCCCTCGGGGGATCCGGTCCTCAATACGAGCTCTTGGCCGTACAAGGTCTACGCCAAGGCCACGGCGTCCCTGGTGAAGATGGACACGGCGTACTGGACGGGCTCGTCGGTCCTCAACCTCCTGCCCTCGGAGGGCGCGCCGTCCGCGACGACGACGGCGTGCACCACCGCGGTGCTCTGCGAGGACAAGCTCTTCTCGTCGCTCGCCACGGTCACCGGCGGTGAGTATCGCCGCGCCAACGACGTGAACGCGGCCTACCCGTGCGCCGCGGGTGCCTGCCCGGCCCCCTTCGCGGGCACGCGGGGCAACCTCTTCGCCTTCAACGTGCAGGGCACCAGCGGCGGCACGGTCAACACGGCCAACACCTCCATCTACCTGCGCCAGGGCGAGACGCTGAACGTGGGCACCTGCGGCGTGAATGGCGCCACGGGCACGGGCGACACGACCATGCGCCTGTTCAACCCGAGCGGCACGCAGGTGGCCCTGAACGATGACGGCTGCGGCCTCTTGTCGAAGATCACCTACGTCGTGCCGGCGACGGGCACGTACCAGGTTCGCATTGGCTGCTTCGCCAACAACCCGTGCGGCGGCACGCTGGCGTACACCGTCGGCTCGTCGTTCACGTTCAACGTGAGCAACACCAACGGCGGCACGATGAACACCGCCAACGCGAAGATCTACGTGCGGCCGGGCCAGCGCGTGCAGGTGGGCACCTGCGGCCTGACGGGCGCGAGCGGCACGGGTGACACCATCATGCGCCTGTTCGATCCGGCCACCCCGCCCGCGCAGGTGGCGATCAACGACGACGCGTGCGGCGGCAGCCTCTCCAACTTCGTCTACAACGTCCCCGACACCATCTGGGGCGATGCGGAGATTCGCGTCGGCTGCTACGCGACCACGGCGTGCAGCGGCACCGTGAGCTACTTCATCACGGACGTCCAGGCGCCGTGA
- a CDS encoding sigma-70 family RNA polymerase sigma factor, with protein MPGLDLTDLYGRFGASVYRRALLLLGNSEEARDVTHDAFASLVEQWGRLRTHPANPSLLHQMATCLAIDRLRQRGRWRDGQPASEPSHPGDMRRAEAAKDLALLLHGESPQTLSAAILHFVDGHSITEVATHLGLSAKTVRHQLRRFVARARKRSVRLDGKN; from the coding sequence ATGCCGGGCTTGGACTTGACCGACTTGTACGGCCGCTTCGGCGCGTCCGTGTACCGAAGGGCGTTGCTCCTCCTAGGGAACTCCGAGGAGGCGCGCGACGTCACCCACGACGCCTTCGCCTCCCTGGTGGAGCAATGGGGACGCCTGCGAACCCATCCCGCGAACCCGTCCCTCCTCCACCAGATGGCGACGTGTCTGGCCATCGATCGCCTCCGCCAGCGCGGCCGGTGGCGGGATGGACAGCCCGCGTCAGAACCCTCTCATCCCGGCGACATGCGGCGCGCCGAGGCCGCCAAGGACCTGGCCCTGCTGCTGCACGGCGAATCCCCCCAAACCCTCTCCGCGGCCATCCTCCACTTCGTGGACGGCCACAGCATCACCGAGGTCGCCACGCACCTGGGCCTCTCCGCCAAGACGGTCCGCCACCAGCTCCGGCGCTTCGTGGCCCGGGCCCGGAAGCGCAGCGTGCGCCTCGACGGCAAAAATTAA
- a CDS encoding germacradienol/geosmin synthase: MAKPRSKQPFELPDFYVPWPARLNPHLEAARVHSKAWAHALGIIGAPADGSAPVIWSEAKFDAMDYALLCAYTHPEAPSLELDLITDWYVWVFYFDDHFLEVYKKTQDQAGAKAYLDRLPLFMPVDLSVASPPPSNPVERGLADLWARTVPSRSVEWRRRFFESTQSLLDESTWELANISERRVSNPIEYIEMRRKVGGAPWSADLVEHAVAAEVPDRIAASRPMRVLKDTFSDAVHLRNDLFSYEREIMEEGELANCVLVVERFLGTETQRSANLVNEILTSRLQQFENTVVTELPSLFAEHAITPVEQAQVLTYVRGLQDWQSGGHEWHLRSSRYMNKGAVQKEEALPLGLSGLGLSAARLPRTPGALGLSRIKAFTHAPYLPVGPVTLPKFHMPYTTSASPHLDAARRHSKEWARSMGMLDALPGVPGAVIWDDHIFDVADVALCGALIHPDATPTELNLTAGWLVWGTYADDYFPALYGHSKDMAGAKVFNARLTAFMPDDPTAQGAVATNPVERGLADLWARTVATLTPNSRRLFRKAIQDMTESWLWELANQIQNRIPDPVDYVEMRRRTFGSDLTMSLSRLSQGDAIPMEIFHTRPIRALENSAADYACLTNDVFSYQKEIEFEGELNNGVLVVQRFLDVDKAKAVAVVNDLMTARMKQFEHIVATELSQLVRNFNLNAEARDKLQRYVTKLQTWMAGVLKWHQTVDRYKEFELRASRGRALRYVGPTGLGTSAARIASLFGGGRAGPRLP; the protein is encoded by the coding sequence ATGGCCAAGCCGCGATCGAAGCAACCCTTTGAACTTCCGGACTTCTACGTCCCCTGGCCCGCGCGACTGAACCCGCATCTGGAAGCGGCCCGGGTGCACTCCAAGGCCTGGGCGCACGCGCTGGGCATCATCGGGGCGCCCGCGGATGGGAGCGCTCCGGTCATCTGGAGCGAGGCGAAGTTCGATGCCATGGACTACGCCTTGCTGTGCGCCTACACGCATCCCGAGGCGCCCAGTCTGGAGTTGGACCTCATCACGGACTGGTACGTCTGGGTCTTCTACTTCGACGACCACTTCCTGGAGGTCTACAAGAAGACGCAGGACCAAGCGGGGGCGAAGGCGTATCTGGATCGCCTGCCCTTGTTCATGCCGGTGGACCTGTCGGTGGCGTCACCGCCGCCGAGCAACCCCGTGGAGCGAGGGCTCGCGGACCTGTGGGCCCGCACGGTGCCCAGCCGCTCGGTGGAGTGGCGACGCCGCTTCTTCGAGAGCACGCAGAGCCTGCTGGACGAGTCCACCTGGGAGCTGGCCAACATCAGCGAGCGCCGGGTCTCGAACCCCATCGAGTACATCGAGATGCGCCGCAAGGTGGGCGGTGCGCCGTGGTCCGCGGACCTGGTGGAGCACGCGGTGGCCGCGGAGGTGCCGGATCGCATCGCGGCCAGCCGTCCCATGCGCGTCCTCAAGGACACGTTCTCGGATGCGGTGCACCTGCGCAACGACCTGTTCTCCTACGAGCGGGAGATCATGGAGGAGGGCGAGCTGGCCAACTGCGTCCTCGTGGTGGAGCGCTTCCTGGGCACGGAGACGCAGCGCTCGGCGAACCTCGTCAATGAGATTCTGACGTCGCGGCTCCAGCAGTTCGAGAACACGGTGGTGACGGAGCTGCCGTCGCTGTTCGCCGAGCATGCCATCACGCCGGTGGAGCAGGCCCAGGTCCTCACCTATGTCCGAGGGCTCCAGGACTGGCAGTCGGGCGGACACGAGTGGCACCTGCGCTCCAGCCGCTACATGAACAAGGGCGCGGTCCAGAAGGAGGAGGCGCTGCCCCTGGGGCTCTCGGGGCTGGGGCTCTCCGCGGCGCGGCTTCCTCGGACGCCCGGCGCGTTGGGGCTCAGCCGCATCAAGGCCTTCACCCACGCGCCCTACCTGCCCGTGGGCCCGGTGACGCTCCCGAAGTTCCACATGCCGTACACCACGTCCGCCAGTCCGCACCTGGACGCCGCGCGCCGGCACTCCAAGGAATGGGCGCGCAGCATGGGGATGCTGGACGCGCTGCCCGGTGTCCCCGGCGCTGTCATCTGGGACGATCACATCTTCGACGTGGCGGACGTGGCCCTGTGCGGCGCGCTCATCCACCCGGATGCCACGCCCACCGAGCTGAACCTCACCGCGGGCTGGCTGGTGTGGGGCACCTACGCGGATGACTACTTCCCCGCGCTCTATGGCCACTCCAAGGACATGGCCGGCGCGAAGGTGTTCAACGCCCGGCTGACGGCGTTCATGCCGGATGATCCGACGGCGCAGGGCGCGGTGGCCACCAACCCCGTGGAGCGCGGGCTGGCGGACCTGTGGGCCCGCACGGTGGCCACGCTGACGCCAAACTCGCGCCGCCTGTTCCGCAAGGCCATCCAGGACATGACGGAGAGCTGGCTCTGGGAGCTGGCCAATCAGATCCAGAACCGCATCCCGGACCCGGTCGACTACGTGGAGATGCGGCGCAGGACGTTCGGCTCGGACCTGACCATGAGCCTGTCCCGGCTGTCGCAGGGGGATGCCATCCCCATGGAGATCTTCCACACGCGCCCCATCCGCGCGCTGGAGAACTCAGCGGCCGACTACGCCTGCCTCACGAACGACGTCTTCTCGTACCAGAAGGAGATCGAGTTCGAGGGGGAGCTGAACAACGGCGTCCTCGTGGTCCAGCGCTTCCTGGACGTGGACAAGGCGAAGGCCGTGGCGGTCGTCAATGACTTGATGACCGCGCGGATGAAGCAGTTCGAGCACATCGTCGCGACGGAGCTGTCGCAGCTCGTGCGCAACTTCAACCTGAACGCCGAAGCTCGGGACAAGCTGCAGCGGTACGTCACCAAGCTCCAGACGTGGATGGCGGGCGTGCTGAAGTGGCACCAGACCGTGGACCGCTACAAGGAGTTCGAGCTGCGCGCCTCGCGTGGGCGCGCGCTCCGGTACGTGGGCCCCACGGGGCTGGGCACCTCGGCCGCGCGCATCGCCTCGCTGTTCGGTGGGGGCCGCGCCGGTCCCCGCCTCCCTTGA
- a CDS encoding cyclic nucleotide-binding domain-containing protein produces MANSMKPGSEQEHSQLSLGTAAARQLATTTKSVPQMQGISSRWLLKLLPWVQVSGGVYRVNRRLSYAVGDGRVTFTTTGAKVQVIPQELCELPLLRGYDDVEVLTALANRFVQKEFKAGDVITEKGKEADSICLIAHGKVNKLGAGKYGDLTVLGVLADGDHYSYQALLESQDYWQFTAKAVTPCTVLILEQSAFEAVVAQSPSLKKHIDEFKARAKKKQDTSGQAAIELAAGHSGEPVLPGTYVDYETSPREYELSVAQTVLQIHSRVADLFNEPMNQTEQQLRLTVEALKERKEHELINNRDFGLLHNADLSQRIHTRSGPPTPDDMDELLATVWKEPSFFLAHPRAIAAFGQECNRRGIYPTSTEMNGNMVPSWRGVPIFPCNKIPISDSRTSSILLMRAGEKNQGVVGLHQAGIPDEIEPSLNVRFMGINEKAIISYLVSSYFSAAVLIPDALGILESVEIGRNQD; encoded by the coding sequence ATGGCCAATTCGATGAAGCCGGGCAGTGAGCAGGAGCATTCGCAGCTGAGCCTCGGGACCGCGGCGGCGCGCCAGCTCGCGACGACGACCAAGTCCGTTCCGCAGATGCAGGGCATCTCGTCCCGGTGGCTCTTGAAGCTGCTGCCGTGGGTGCAGGTGTCCGGCGGCGTGTACCGCGTCAACCGCCGCCTCTCCTACGCCGTGGGCGATGGCCGCGTGACGTTCACGACCACCGGCGCCAAGGTGCAGGTGATTCCCCAGGAGCTGTGTGAGCTGCCGCTCCTGCGTGGCTACGACGACGTGGAGGTGCTCACCGCGCTCGCCAACCGCTTCGTGCAGAAGGAGTTCAAGGCGGGCGACGTCATCACCGAGAAGGGCAAGGAGGCGGACTCCATCTGCCTCATCGCGCACGGCAAGGTGAACAAGCTGGGCGCGGGCAAGTACGGCGACCTGACGGTGCTCGGCGTGCTCGCGGACGGCGACCACTACAGCTACCAGGCGCTGCTGGAGTCCCAGGACTACTGGCAGTTCACGGCCAAGGCCGTCACGCCGTGCACGGTGCTCATCCTGGAGCAGTCCGCGTTCGAGGCGGTGGTGGCCCAGTCGCCCTCGCTGAAGAAGCACATCGACGAGTTCAAGGCGCGCGCGAAGAAGAAGCAGGACACCTCGGGTCAGGCCGCCATCGAGCTGGCCGCGGGCCACTCGGGTGAGCCGGTGCTGCCGGGCACGTACGTGGACTACGAGACGTCGCCGCGCGAGTACGAGCTGAGCGTGGCGCAGACGGTGCTCCAGATCCACTCGCGCGTGGCGGACCTCTTCAACGAGCCGATGAACCAGACGGAGCAGCAGCTGCGTCTGACGGTCGAGGCGTTGAAGGAGCGCAAGGAGCACGAGCTCATCAACAACCGCGACTTCGGCCTGCTGCACAACGCGGACCTGAGCCAGCGCATCCACACGCGCTCGGGCCCGCCCACGCCGGACGACATGGACGAGCTGCTGGCCACCGTGTGGAAGGAGCCGTCCTTCTTCCTCGCCCACCCGCGCGCCATCGCCGCGTTCGGCCAGGAGTGCAACCGCCGGGGCATCTACCCCACCAGCACGGAGATGAACGGCAACATGGTTCCCTCGTGGCGCGGCGTGCCCATCTTCCCGTGCAACAAGATTCCCATCTCCGACTCGCGCACCAGCTCCATCCTGCTCATGCGCGCCGGAGAGAAGAACCAGGGCGTCGTCGGCCTGCACCAGGCGGGCATCCCGGATGAGATCGAGCCCAGCCTCAACGTGCGCTTCATGGGCATCAACGAGAAGGCCATCATCTCGTACCTCGTCAGCAGCTACTTCTCCGCGGCGGTGCTCATCCCGGACGCGCTCGGCATCCTCGAGAGCGTCGAGATTGGCCGCAACCAGGACTGA